Proteins encoded in a region of the Streptomyces sp. NBC_00513 genome:
- a CDS encoding glutathione S-transferase C-terminal domain-containing protein, with amino-acid sequence MLQITLPRTAPAPALRGRIGSGFSPDPRRYHLHLAADCPRSLRVTTTLRLLGLADCVGTTVLGDPDSHAALRAAYEAAGHHYDGTLTVPALCDTWSGRVVSNHTPDILDDLAVGLAGRPDLAPPAPAALAEAVRTLLDDTAPLAGWSAALALLEQRLARSPYALGDRPTVTDVDLWVALRHHPASAGAGQSVRSYLGRLRAHPAFRSGE; translated from the coding sequence ATGCTCCAGATCACCCTGCCCCGCACCGCCCCCGCCCCGGCACTGCGAGGCCGCATCGGCAGCGGCTTCTCGCCCGACCCCCGCCGCTACCACCTCCACCTCGCCGCCGACTGTCCGCGCTCGCTCCGGGTGACCACCACCCTGCGCCTCCTCGGCCTCGCCGACTGCGTGGGCACCACCGTGCTCGGCGACCCGGACTCCCACGCCGCCCTGCGCGCCGCGTACGAGGCCGCCGGACACCACTACGACGGCACCCTCACCGTTCCCGCGCTCTGCGACACCTGGAGCGGCCGCGTGGTCAGCAACCACACCCCCGACATCCTCGACGACCTGGCCGTCGGTCTCGCGGGCCGCCCCGACCTGGCCCCGCCCGCCCCCGCCGCGCTCGCCGAGGCCGTCCGGACACTCCTGGACGACACCGCGCCCCTGGCCGGGTGGTCGGCCGCCCTCGCCCTGCTGGAACAGCGCCTGGCCCGGTCCCCGTACGCGCTGGGCGACCGGCCGACCGTCACCGACGTGGACCTGTGGGTGGCGCTGCGACACCACCCCGCGTCGGCCGGGGCGGGGCAGTCCGTACGCTCGTACCTGGGTCGCCTCCGCGCCCATCCGGCCTTCCGCTCGGGCGAGTGA
- a CDS encoding GNAT family N-acetyltransferase — MSPDTDTATHPLDNPVWAALSGPHRDFAVPGGRAARYRTDANPFAALDDPDDPRAWEDLAALVGPGTEVWLTGLPTPPAGWETVLAVPGVQLDGSAVPGEPAPEAVRLGAADVPEMLELVRLTEPGPFLSRTVELGTYLGIRHEGRLVAMAGERMRPPGWTEISAVCTHPEHRGKGLAARLIRAVAAGIRERGDVPFLHAAASNVNAIRLYTSMGFVLRREPVFIGVRTPGAPGDEKKA; from the coding sequence ATGTCCCCCGACACGGACACCGCCACACATCCTCTCGACAACCCGGTCTGGGCGGCGCTGAGCGGCCCGCACCGCGACTTCGCGGTGCCCGGTGGGCGCGCCGCCCGCTACCGGACGGACGCGAACCCCTTCGCCGCCCTGGACGACCCGGACGACCCCCGCGCCTGGGAGGACCTCGCGGCGCTCGTGGGTCCCGGCACGGAGGTCTGGTTGACGGGGTTGCCGACGCCGCCCGCCGGCTGGGAGACGGTGTTGGCCGTACCGGGCGTGCAGCTCGACGGCAGCGCGGTGCCCGGCGAGCCGGCGCCCGAGGCGGTGCGGCTGGGGGCGGCCGACGTCCCCGAGATGCTGGAGCTGGTCCGGCTGACCGAGCCGGGGCCCTTCCTGTCGCGCACCGTCGAGCTGGGCACGTACCTCGGGATCCGGCACGAGGGCCGGCTGGTGGCGATGGCCGGGGAGCGGATGCGGCCGCCGGGCTGGACGGAGATCAGCGCGGTGTGCACGCACCCCGAGCACCGGGGGAAGGGCCTGGCGGCGCGGCTGATCCGGGCGGTGGCCGCCGGCATCCGCGAGCGCGGGGACGTTCCCTTCCTGCACGCCGCCGCGAGCAATGTGAACGCCATCCGCCTGTACACGTCGATGGGCTTCGTGCTGCGCCGCGAGCCGGTGTTCATCGGGGTGCGGACCCCGGGCGCCCCGGGCGACGAAAAGAAGGCTTAA
- a CDS encoding amino acid permease, producing MLETGQAPPLTSEPRKPAHPLLRRKPVEQLVAEGGQGEGGSLRRSLTMWQLTMISIGATLGTGIFVVLGTAAPKAGPAVTISFVIAGLTALFSALSYAELAGSVPVSGSSYSYSYATMGELVAWVCGWCLVLEYGVSVAAVAVGWGEYLNELLDGTIGVTIPEAISAPLGEGGFINLPALIVVLLAMVFLMGGAKESARINSIMVGVKIVTLLLFIGIGFMGIKAGNYTPLAPLGITGISAAASTLFFSYIGFDAASTAGEEAKDPKRDLPRAIMLSLGIVTVLYVLVAFVAVGAMPWQDFEGTEAALAQIMTDVSGHTFWGVVLAAGAVVAIASVVFAVLYGQTRILFAMSRDGLVPKVFAKVNPKTGAPRANVVIVSLFCGILASFIPLGKLADATSIGTLFAFGLVNVAVIILRRTKPDMPRTFKVALFPITPILGFLACGYMMFSLDTVTWIVFGGWMAAGLVFYFLYGIRRSRLATAEK from the coding sequence GTGCTCGAAACCGGCCAGGCGCCACCGCTCACCTCAGAGCCCCGCAAGCCTGCCCATCCTTTGCTGCGCCGCAAGCCGGTCGAGCAGCTGGTCGCCGAGGGCGGCCAGGGCGAGGGCGGCTCGCTGCGCCGCTCGCTCACCATGTGGCAGCTGACGATGATCAGCATCGGCGCCACCCTCGGCACCGGCATCTTCGTCGTCCTCGGCACGGCGGCCCCCAAGGCCGGCCCCGCCGTCACGATCTCCTTCGTCATCGCGGGCCTGACCGCCCTGTTCTCCGCGCTCTCCTACGCGGAGCTGGCCGGATCCGTGCCGGTCTCCGGCTCCTCGTACTCCTACTCGTACGCCACCATGGGCGAGCTCGTCGCCTGGGTCTGCGGCTGGTGCCTGGTCCTGGAGTACGGCGTGTCCGTCGCGGCGGTCGCCGTCGGCTGGGGCGAGTACCTCAACGAACTCCTCGACGGCACCATCGGCGTCACCATCCCCGAGGCGATATCCGCCCCGCTGGGCGAGGGCGGCTTCATCAACCTGCCCGCGCTGATCGTGGTCCTGCTCGCCATGGTCTTCCTGATGGGCGGCGCCAAGGAGAGCGCCCGGATCAACTCGATCATGGTGGGCGTGAAGATCGTCACGCTGCTGCTCTTCATCGGCATCGGCTTCATGGGCATCAAGGCCGGCAACTACACCCCGCTCGCCCCGCTCGGCATCACCGGCATCAGCGCCGCCGCCTCCACGCTGTTCTTCTCGTACATCGGCTTCGACGCCGCCTCCACCGCGGGTGAGGAGGCCAAGGACCCCAAGCGCGACCTGCCCCGCGCGATCATGCTCTCGCTGGGCATCGTCACCGTGCTCTACGTCCTCGTCGCCTTCGTCGCCGTCGGCGCCATGCCGTGGCAGGACTTCGAGGGCACCGAGGCCGCCCTGGCGCAGATCATGACCGACGTCTCCGGTCACACCTTCTGGGGAGTCGTCCTCGCCGCGGGCGCCGTCGTCGCCATCGCCTCCGTGGTCTTCGCCGTGCTCTACGGCCAGACCCGCATCCTCTTCGCCATGTCCCGCGACGGTCTCGTCCCCAAGGTCTTCGCCAAGGTCAACCCGAAGACCGGCGCCCCCCGCGCCAACGTCGTGATCGTTTCCCTCTTCTGCGGGATCCTCGCGTCCTTCATCCCCCTCGGCAAGCTCGCCGACGCCACCAGCATCGGCACCCTCTTCGCCTTCGGCCTGGTCAACGTCGCCGTCATCATCCTGCGCCGCACCAAGCCCGACATGCCGCGCACCTTCAAGGTGGCGCTCTTCCCGATCACGCCCATCCTCGGTTTCCTCGCCTGCGGCTACATGATGTTCAGCCTGGACACCGTCACGTGGATCGTTTTCGGTGGCTGGATGGCAGCGGGTCTCGTGTTCTACTTCCTGTACGGCATTCGCCGCTCCCGACTGGCCACAGCAGAGAAGTGA
- a CDS encoding cation acetate symporter — MNQTYALTAVTVVVLVTVLVGALGLRISRTTSDFYVASRTVGPRLNAAAISGEYLSAASFLGIAGLVLLQGPRMLWYPVGYTAGYLVLLVLVAAPLRRSGAYTLPDFAEARLESQVVRRIAVLFVLGVGWLYLLPQLQGAGLTLEILTGAPTWVGGLVVAGVVTAAVGAGGMRSITFVQAFQYWLKLTALLVPAFFLIAAWAGDGAPRAGFDAPAVFREHTAVTVGEDLRIALDEPLAVTVTGRVDGRAVEGESLVLAAGQHSVRSGTRLEFAPDSRVPDARAESGPGPAGWSEPLSGERRGQQLYATYGLILATFLGTMGLPHVAVRFYTSPDGRTARRTTLVVLGLVGVFYLLPPVYGTLGRIYTPELALTGDADAAVLVLPARMVGGLPGELLGALLAGGAFAAFLSTASGLTMAVAGVLHQDVLPRRGVRSFRLAVVVAMLVPLVGAVAATAVPVADAVGLAFAVSASSFCPLLVLGIWWRGLTPPGAVAGLIAGGGAALGAVVATRGGLAAPGWAHTLLAWPAVWSVPLGFLTMVVVSLGTRSRIPAGTAATLARLHLPEDVAGHRAGDAR, encoded by the coding sequence GTGAACCAGACGTACGCGCTGACCGCGGTCACCGTCGTCGTCCTGGTCACGGTGCTCGTCGGCGCGCTGGGCCTGCGGATATCCCGGACCACCTCCGATTTCTACGTCGCCTCCCGCACCGTGGGTCCCCGCCTGAACGCGGCGGCCATCAGCGGGGAGTACCTCTCCGCCGCCTCGTTCCTCGGCATCGCGGGGCTGGTGCTGCTCCAGGGGCCGCGGATGCTCTGGTATCCGGTCGGCTACACCGCCGGTTACCTGGTGTTGCTCGTGCTGGTGGCGGCCCCGTTGCGGCGCTCGGGGGCGTACACGCTGCCCGACTTCGCCGAGGCCCGGTTGGAGTCGCAGGTGGTGCGGCGGATCGCCGTGCTGTTCGTTCTCGGGGTCGGCTGGCTCTACCTGCTGCCCCAGTTGCAGGGTGCCGGGCTGACGCTGGAGATCCTCACCGGGGCGCCGACCTGGGTCGGCGGGCTGGTCGTGGCCGGTGTGGTGACGGCGGCGGTGGGGGCCGGCGGGATGCGCAGCATCACCTTCGTCCAGGCGTTCCAGTACTGGCTCAAACTCACCGCCCTGCTGGTGCCGGCCTTCTTCCTGATCGCTGCCTGGGCCGGGGACGGGGCCCCGCGCGCGGGCTTCGACGCGCCGGCGGTCTTCCGTGAGCACACCGCCGTGACGGTGGGCGAGGATCTGCGGATCGCGTTGGACGAGCCGTTGGCCGTGACGGTGACCGGTCGGGTGGACGGGCGCGCCGTCGAGGGCGAGTCGCTGGTCCTGGCCGCCGGGCAGCACTCGGTACGGTCCGGCACCCGACTGGAGTTCGCGCCGGACAGCCGGGTGCCCGACGCCCGCGCGGAGTCCGGCCCGGGCCCCGCCGGCTGGTCGGAGCCGCTGTCCGGGGAGCGGCGGGGACAGCAGCTGTACGCCACGTACGGGCTGATCCTGGCGACCTTCCTCGGCACGATGGGCCTGCCGCACGTCGCGGTGCGGTTCTACACCAGCCCGGACGGGCGCACCGCCCGGCGCACCACCCTGGTGGTGCTGGGGCTGGTCGGGGTCTTCTACCTGCTGCCGCCGGTCTACGGGACCCTGGGCCGGATCTACACGCCCGAGCTGGCGTTGACGGGCGACGCCGACGCCGCGGTGCTGGTGCTGCCGGCGCGGATGGTGGGCGGGCTGCCCGGCGAGCTGCTGGGGGCGTTGTTGGCCGGGGGCGCGTTCGCGGCGTTCCTGTCGACGGCCTCGGGGCTGACCATGGCGGTGGCCGGGGTGCTGCACCAGGACGTGCTGCCCAGGCGCGGGGTGCGCAGCTTCCGGCTCGCGGTGGTGGTCGCGATGCTGGTGCCGCTGGTGGGCGCGGTGGCGGCGACGGCGGTACCGGTGGCGGACGCGGTGGGCCTGGCTTTCGCGGTGTCCGCGTCCTCCTTCTGCCCCCTGTTGGTACTGGGCATCTGGTGGCGCGGGCTGACCCCGCCGGGGGCGGTGGCCGGGCTGATCGCCGGGGGCGGGGCGGCGCTGGGCGCGGTGGTCGCGACCCGCGGCGGGTTGGCGGCGCCGGGCTGGGCGCACACCCTGCTGGCCTGGCCGGCGGTGTGGTCGGTGCCGCTGGGCTTCCTGACGATGGTGGTGGTGTCGCTGGGTACGAGGTCCCGGATCCCGGCGGGTACCGCGGCGACGCTGGCCCGGCTGCACCTGCCGGAGGACGTGGCCGGGCACCGGGCCGGGGACGCGCGGTGA
- a CDS encoding GDSL-type esterase/lipase family protein, whose translation MARPLTADDGWLGPGPFLRGVAWLDEGRPVRADPADTMRLPWDTGERAALPIGVRLEFTTESAHALEIRYRATVPGPTDALRDLAHGFALWNRHGMLTEVFTEPAAEAVVRVGITGGRGPYTVHPPEAQSPVILGVRGIGGPISPAPTTPRWVVHGDSITEGWWSTRPAHGWPAVAGRSLGWDTVNLGYAGAACGELATAEQLAGLPADVLTLAFGTNCWSRAPFTPAMLYETTRAFLDLVRQGHPSTPLLLLSPVLRPDAERTPNKLGATLGALRDAMERATRERMAAGDARLALLPGRDLLGPEHLADGLHPNDNGHQVLGLAVCTALRRSGFDAG comes from the coding sequence GTGGCGAGACCACTGACGGCGGACGACGGGTGGTTGGGCCCCGGGCCCTTCCTGCGCGGTGTCGCCTGGCTGGACGAGGGTCGGCCCGTGCGCGCCGACCCGGCGGACACCATGCGGCTGCCCTGGGACACCGGCGAGCGGGCCGCCCTGCCCATCGGGGTGCGGTTGGAGTTCACCACCGAGTCGGCGCACGCGCTGGAGATCCGCTACCGGGCGACCGTGCCCGGCCCCACCGACGCGCTGCGCGACCTCGCGCACGGCTTCGCGCTGTGGAACCGGCACGGCATGCTCACCGAGGTCTTCACCGAGCCGGCCGCGGAGGCCGTCGTACGCGTCGGCATCACCGGCGGGCGCGGACCGTACACCGTCCATCCGCCCGAGGCCCAGTCCCCCGTGATCCTCGGGGTGCGCGGCATCGGCGGCCCGATCTCGCCCGCCCCGACGACCCCGCGCTGGGTGGTGCACGGCGACTCGATCACCGAGGGCTGGTGGTCCACCCGCCCCGCGCACGGCTGGCCCGCCGTCGCCGGCCGGTCGCTGGGCTGGGACACCGTCAACCTCGGCTACGCGGGCGCCGCGTGCGGGGAACTCGCCACCGCCGAACAGCTCGCGGGGCTTCCCGCCGACGTGCTCACCCTGGCCTTCGGCACCAACTGCTGGTCCCGGGCGCCCTTCACCCCGGCGATGCTGTACGAGACCACGCGCGCCTTCCTCGACCTGGTCCGGCAGGGCCACCCGAGCACCCCGCTGCTGCTCCTGTCCCCCGTACTGCGCCCCGACGCCGAGCGCACGCCGAACAAACTGGGCGCCACCCTGGGCGCCCTGCGCGACGCCATGGAGCGCGCCACCCGCGAACGGATGGCCGCTGGGGACGCCCGACTGGCGCTGCTGCCCGGGCGGGACCTGCTGGGACCCGAGCACCTCGCGGACGGACTGCACCCGAACGACAACGGACACCAGGTTCTCGGCCTCGCTGTGTGCACGGCTCTGCGGCGGTCCGGGTTCGACGCGGGATAG
- a CDS encoding sensor histidine kinase: MTGTLGAVALAAPALAGAALLLASGWAGGRWHARRGDRASGLDLGTPVERATFHTLHTASLAAPPLRAGLTEDAARKAARRLRSLLGTEALCLTDREAVLAWDGPGADHHERRAMARVTAMLESGRSVSLRTDCRQPGCPLKWAVFAPLTGEDGMSGALVAYGSRESAVLVRAATEVARWVSVQLELSELDRSRTRLMEAEIKALRAQISPHFIFNSLAAIASFVRTDPERARDLLLEFADFTRYSFRRHGDFTTLAEELRSIEQYLALAGARFGDRLKVTLRVAPEVLPVALPFLCLQPLVENAVKHGLEDSTEECRITIAARDEGSEAVLTIEDNGVGMDPALLRRILAGERTGSSSGVGLPNVDERMRQVYGDEYGLVIETGVGAGMKITVRIPKYRAGVHSSAPGEPGPPPGRHRH; the protein is encoded by the coding sequence GTGACGGGCACCCTGGGCGCGGTGGCGCTCGCGGCTCCGGCCCTGGCGGGCGCGGCGCTGCTGCTGGCGTCGGGTTGGGCCGGGGGGCGGTGGCACGCGCGGCGCGGTGACCGGGCGTCGGGGCTCGACCTCGGCACTCCCGTCGAGCGGGCCACCTTCCACACGCTGCACACCGCTTCGCTGGCCGCTCCCCCGCTGCGGGCCGGCCTGACCGAGGACGCCGCCCGAAAGGCCGCGAGGCGGCTGCGGTCGCTGCTCGGCACGGAGGCGCTGTGTCTGACCGACCGGGAGGCGGTGTTGGCCTGGGACGGTCCGGGCGCCGATCACCACGAGCGGCGGGCGATGGCCCGGGTGACGGCGATGCTGGAGTCGGGGCGGAGCGTGAGCCTGCGCACCGACTGCCGGCAGCCGGGTTGTCCGCTGAAGTGGGCGGTGTTCGCTCCGCTGACCGGCGAGGACGGGATGTCGGGCGCGCTCGTCGCGTACGGCTCGCGGGAGTCCGCGGTGCTGGTGCGGGCCGCGACGGAGGTCGCGCGCTGGGTTTCGGTCCAGCTGGAGCTGTCGGAGCTGGACCGGTCGCGCACCCGGCTGATGGAGGCGGAGATCAAGGCGTTGCGGGCGCAGATCTCCCCGCACTTCATCTTCAACTCCCTGGCCGCCATCGCCTCGTTCGTCCGGACCGATCCGGAGCGCGCGCGGGACCTGCTGCTGGAGTTCGCGGACTTCACCCGCTACTCGTTCCGTCGGCACGGCGACTTCACCACGCTGGCCGAGGAGTTGCGTTCCATCGAGCAGTACCTGGCCCTGGCGGGGGCCCGGTTCGGCGACCGGTTGAAGGTGACGCTGCGGGTGGCTCCGGAGGTGCTGCCGGTGGCGCTGCCCTTCCTGTGTCTGCAACCGCTGGTGGAGAACGCGGTCAAGCACGGGCTGGAGGACTCCACCGAGGAGTGTCGGATCACCATCGCGGCCCGGGACGAGGGCTCGGAGGCCGTACTGACCATCGAGGACAACGGGGTCGGGATGGATCCGGCGCTGCTGCGGCGCATCCTGGCCGGGGAGCGGACCGGCTCCTCCTCGGGCGTCGGCCTGCCCAACGTCGACGAGCGGATGCGGCAGGTGTACGGGGACGAGTACGGGCTCGTCATCGAGACCGGCGTGGGCGCCGGCATGAAGATCACCGTGCGGATCCCCAAGTACCGGGCGGGTGTGCACTCGTCGGCGCCCGGTGAACCCGGTCCGCCGCCGGGCCGGCACCGGCACTGA
- a CDS encoding carbon-nitrogen hydrolase family protein, translated as MPPLRTALLQSSGRLGDTAANLKALDEAAARAAQGGAGLLVTSEMFLTGYALDLQDIPGIAEPADGPSAVAIGDIARRHGIAVLYGYPERSGDAVFNSAQLIGPDGTALANHRKTHLFGCFEQDAFTPGDTPVVQADLNGLRIGILICYDVEFPENVRAHALAGTDLLLVPTAQMHPFQFVAEQLVPVRAFENQMYIAYVNRTGPEGEFEFVGLSCLAAPDGVTRTRAGRGEELVFGEADPELLRASRETNPYLRDRRPGLYASLV; from the coding sequence ATGCCCCCGCTGCGCACCGCCCTCCTCCAGAGCTCCGGACGGCTCGGCGACACCGCCGCGAACCTGAAGGCGCTCGACGAGGCCGCGGCACGTGCCGCACAGGGCGGGGCCGGGCTCCTCGTGACCTCGGAGATGTTCCTGACCGGCTACGCGCTGGACCTCCAGGACATCCCCGGCATCGCCGAACCGGCCGACGGCCCGTCCGCCGTCGCCATCGGCGACATCGCCCGCCGCCACGGCATCGCCGTCCTGTACGGCTACCCGGAGCGGTCGGGCGACGCCGTCTTCAACTCCGCGCAGCTCATCGGCCCCGACGGGACCGCGCTCGCGAACCACCGCAAGACCCACCTCTTCGGCTGCTTCGAGCAGGACGCCTTCACCCCCGGCGACACCCCCGTCGTCCAGGCGGACCTGAACGGCCTCCGCATCGGCATCCTGATCTGCTACGACGTGGAGTTCCCCGAGAACGTCCGCGCGCACGCGCTGGCCGGCACGGACCTCCTCCTCGTCCCGACCGCGCAGATGCACCCGTTCCAGTTCGTCGCCGAGCAGCTGGTCCCCGTCCGGGCCTTCGAGAACCAGATGTACATCGCGTACGTCAACCGCACCGGCCCCGAGGGCGAGTTCGAGTTCGTCGGCCTCAGCTGCCTGGCCGCCCCCGACGGGGTCACCCGCACCCGGGCCGGCCGCGGCGAGGAACTCGTCTTCGGCGAGGCCGACCCGGAACTGCTGCGGGCCTCGCGCGAGACCAACCCCTACCTGCGCGACCGCCGCCCGGGGCTCTACGCCTCGCTGGTCTGA
- a CDS encoding Lrp/AsnC family transcriptional regulator, with protein sequence MRLNDLDERIVHALAEDARRSYADIGSEVGLSAPAVKRRVDRLRAEGAITGFTVRVDPAAMGWETEGFIEIYCRHNTSPDDIRRGLERYPEVVSASTVTGDADALVQVFASDMRHFERVLERIAGEPFVERTKSVLVLSPLLRRFTSGAPA encoded by the coding sequence GTGCGACTGAACGATCTCGACGAACGCATCGTGCACGCCCTCGCCGAGGACGCCCGACGTTCCTACGCGGACATCGGCTCCGAGGTCGGACTCTCGGCCCCCGCCGTCAAACGGCGCGTGGACCGGCTGCGTGCCGAGGGAGCCATCACCGGCTTCACCGTCCGGGTCGACCCCGCCGCCATGGGCTGGGAGACCGAGGGCTTCATCGAGATCTACTGTCGCCACAACACCTCGCCGGACGACATCCGGCGAGGGTTGGAGCGGTACCCCGAGGTCGTGTCCGCGTCCACCGTCACCGGTGACGCGGACGCCCTCGTCCAGGTCTTCGCCTCCGACATGAGGCACTTCGAACGCGTACTGGAACGGATCGCGGGCGAGCCCTTCGTGGAACGCACCAAATCCGTCCTGGTCCTCTCCCCGCTGCTGCGCCGCTTCACCTCCGGCGCACCCGCGTAG
- a CDS encoding SCO0930 family lipoprotein yields MGFKRGTTLAVVAVAVALSATACGGADKAGGNTQPAGAVAPAADPYGAGAGADPAAAAEAKPAGQLTVAENDKLGSVLTDGAGFTLYRFDKDTPKPPKSNCEGACANTWPIVPAGDVTAAAGVDPALLGEVERADGSKQLTVAGWPMYRYSKDTKAGETNGQGVGGTWFASAPDGKKAAKGAAAAPAPAAPEGAGEAAGALTIAKDPKLGEHIVDGNGMTVYRFKKDSAWPMKSNCEGACAEKWPAVAPVDKANAKGIIEKGYTVLNRPDGKKQQSIDCWPIYTFSGDKKAGDTNGQGVGGTWYAVSPQGKLITIAK; encoded by the coding sequence ATGGGCTTCAAGCGCGGAACCACCCTGGCCGTCGTCGCAGTCGCAGTCGCCCTTTCGGCCACGGCCTGCGGCGGAGCCGACAAGGCGGGCGGCAACACCCAGCCGGCCGGGGCCGTGGCTCCCGCGGCCGACCCCTACGGCGCCGGCGCCGGCGCGGACCCCGCGGCCGCCGCCGAGGCCAAGCCCGCCGGTCAACTGACCGTCGCCGAGAACGACAAGCTCGGCTCCGTGCTCACCGACGGCGCCGGCTTCACCCTGTACCGCTTCGACAAGGACACCCCGAAGCCGCCGAAGTCGAACTGCGAGGGCGCCTGCGCGAACACGTGGCCGATCGTCCCCGCCGGGGACGTCACGGCCGCCGCGGGCGTGGACCCGGCGCTGCTGGGCGAGGTGGAGCGCGCCGACGGCAGCAAGCAACTGACGGTGGCGGGCTGGCCGATGTACCGGTACAGCAAGGACACCAAGGCCGGTGAGACCAACGGCCAGGGCGTCGGCGGCACGTGGTTCGCCTCCGCCCCCGACGGCAAGAAGGCGGCCAAGGGGGCCGCGGCGGCGCCCGCCCCCGCCGCTCCGGAAGGCGCGGGCGAGGCGGCCGGCGCGCTGACCATCGCCAAGGACCCGAAGCTCGGCGAGCACATCGTCGACGGCAACGGCATGACCGTCTACCGGTTCAAGAAGGACAGCGCCTGGCCCATGAAGTCCAACTGCGAGGGCGCCTGCGCGGAGAAGTGGCCGGCGGTCGCCCCGGTCGACAAGGCCAACGCCAAGGGCATCATCGAGAAGGGCTACACGGTCCTGAACCGCCCCGACGGCAAGAAGCAGCAGTCGATCGACTGCTGGCCCATCTACACCTTCAGCGGTGACAAGAAGGCCGGCGACACCAACGGCCAGGGCGTCGGCGGCACCTGGTACGCCGTCTCCCCCCAGGGCAAGCTCATCACCATCGCCAAGTAG
- a CDS encoding WhiB family transcriptional regulator — protein sequence MTDVSRLPGSAPDNWQWQSRAACRDLGSARFFHPAGERGEDREDRDEAAKRICAGCPVRTACLEHALRTREAFGVWGGLTEEERHALLGGRRAPAHV from the coding sequence ATGACCGACGTCTCCCGCCTGCCGGGTTCCGCCCCCGACAACTGGCAGTGGCAATCCCGGGCGGCGTGCCGGGACCTGGGGTCCGCCCGGTTCTTCCATCCCGCCGGTGAGCGTGGCGAGGACCGCGAGGACCGGGACGAGGCCGCCAAGCGGATCTGCGCCGGATGTCCGGTGCGCACGGCCTGCCTCGAACACGCGCTGCGCACCCGTGAGGCCTTCGGGGTCTGGGGCGGCCTGACCGAGGAGGAGCGGCACGCCCTCCTGGGCGGTCGTCGCGCCCCGGCCCATGTGTAG
- a CDS encoding LytTR family DNA-binding domain-containing protein, translated as MLRALAVDDERPLLEELLYLLRSDPRVRSAEGASDATEALRRITRALESGPDGPDGIDVVFLDIHMAGLTGLDIARLLAGFARPPLIVFVTAHEGFAVQAFDLKAVDYVLKPVRPERLAEAVRRVGAQLGRAQEPPAADLPTPATGTDGAAPPVAAPGAGRTPPEVVVADRAPDQIAVELGGVTRFVAISDIVHVEAQGDYARLHTDEGSHLVRIPLSTLEERWAARGFVRIHRRHLVALRRIDELRLDGGATTVRVGSAELQVSRRHARELRDLLMRQATG; from the coding sequence ATGCTGCGCGCACTGGCCGTCGACGACGAGAGACCCCTGCTGGAGGAACTCCTCTACCTGCTGCGCTCCGACCCGAGGGTGCGCAGCGCCGAGGGCGCCTCGGACGCCACCGAGGCACTGCGCCGGATCACCCGGGCGCTGGAGAGCGGCCCGGACGGCCCGGACGGCATCGACGTGGTCTTCCTCGACATCCACATGGCCGGGCTGACCGGCCTGGACATCGCCCGACTGCTCGCCGGGTTCGCGCGACCGCCGCTGATCGTGTTCGTCACCGCCCACGAGGGCTTCGCCGTCCAGGCCTTCGACCTCAAGGCGGTCGACTACGTGCTGAAGCCGGTGCGTCCCGAGCGGCTGGCCGAGGCCGTCCGCCGGGTCGGCGCCCAGCTCGGCCGGGCGCAGGAGCCGCCTGCGGCGGACCTCCCGACCCCCGCGACCGGGACGGACGGCGCCGCGCCGCCGGTGGCGGCGCCTGGGGCGGGCCGCACACCGCCGGAGGTCGTCGTGGCCGACCGCGCGCCGGACCAGATCGCCGTCGAACTGGGCGGGGTCACCCGCTTCGTGGCGATCTCCGACATCGTCCACGTGGAGGCCCAGGGCGACTACGCCCGCCTGCACACCGACGAGGGCAGCCACCTGGTGCGGATCCCGCTGTCCACGCTGGAGGAACGCTGGGCTGCCCGCGGCTTCGTCCGGATCCATCGCCGGCACCTGGTGGCGCTGCGCCGGATCGACGAACTGCGCCTGGACGGCGGCGCCACGACCGTCCGGGTCGGCTCGGCGGAACTCCAGGTCAGTCGACGCCACGCACGCGAACTCCGCGACCTCCTGATGCGCCAGGCCACCGGCTGA